Proteins encoded together in one Terriglobus saanensis SP1PR4 window:
- a CDS encoding very short patch repair endonuclease — MERILKLKLPGGKFVVSEQRSRAMGAVRGSGNRTTELRLKMALVRSGVRGWTANRSDLPGKPDFYFESARLAVFVDGCFWHGCGKCGHIPKTHQEFWATKIERNRNRHKKVSKLLKIERIRLLRFWEHQLRDDLHRCVRQIVMRLPSK, encoded by the coding sequence ATGGAACGCATACTCAAACTGAAGCTGCCCGGTGGAAAGTTTGTCGTTTCCGAACAGCGATCTCGGGCGATGGGGGCAGTACGTGGAAGCGGAAATCGAACCACTGAACTTCGGCTAAAAATGGCCCTCGTGCGATCAGGAGTTCGCGGCTGGACCGCGAACCGCTCCGATCTGCCCGGTAAACCCGATTTCTATTTTGAATCTGCAAGATTGGCTGTATTTGTGGATGGTTGCTTTTGGCATGGTTGCGGAAAGTGTGGCCATATTCCCAAAACGCATCAAGAGTTTTGGGCTACAAAAATTGAAAGAAATCGGAATCGCCACAAAAAGGTTTCGAAATTGCTAAAAATTGAACGTATTCGCCTATTGAGATTTTGGGAGCATCAACTGAGAGACGATCTCCATCGCTGCGTTCGACAGATAGTGATGCGCTTACCTTCAAAGTAA
- a CDS encoding DNA cytosine methyltransferase codes for MIMLQQPKFVSFFAGARGLDLGLEQAGWKCIAANEYDRAASDTIRLNEPDLPLYSEDVRNVTGKRLMKDLGVRPRELYAVVGGPPCQAFSTAGRRLGLNDERGNVFFHFLDLIAELQPKYAIFENVRGLLSAPLQHRPHNERGEGALSLQEDELPGGALKVILARLKSIGFEVTFNLYNTANFGVPQSRERLIFIASRDGKRVPHLTPTHDAKGASGLLPWVTFREAVAPLKSIDHHFVNFPAKRLEYYKLLAAGENWRSLPPELQAAAMGDSYHSGGGKTGFYRRLSWDKPSPTLVTRPNMKATDLCHPTELRPLSVEEYAAIQTFPPSYRFAGRLDDQYRQIGNAVPCHFAQQIAHHIRAFEEGKFAENRTLSPLSRYSNTDEASWIGAEKNQRVPNLFENEERLTA; via the coding sequence ATGATTATGTTGCAACAGCCAAAGTTTGTCTCCTTTTTCGCAGGTGCGCGCGGGCTCGATTTGGGCCTGGAACAGGCTGGCTGGAAGTGTATTGCCGCAAATGAATATGACAGGGCCGCGAGTGACACAATCCGGCTCAATGAGCCCGACTTGCCTCTGTACTCTGAAGACGTTCGGAACGTAACGGGAAAACGTCTTATGAAAGACCTGGGTGTGCGCCCACGCGAACTATACGCCGTCGTTGGAGGACCTCCGTGTCAGGCGTTCTCAACAGCCGGAAGACGTTTGGGACTTAATGACGAGCGTGGAAATGTCTTTTTTCATTTTTTAGACTTGATCGCCGAGCTTCAGCCGAAATATGCAATTTTCGAGAATGTGCGCGGCTTGCTCTCTGCGCCATTGCAACATCGACCTCACAATGAGCGGGGGGAAGGGGCCCTCAGCCTACAAGAAGATGAATTGCCAGGCGGCGCGCTGAAGGTGATTCTCGCGCGCCTAAAAAGTATTGGTTTTGAGGTCACGTTTAATCTCTACAACACTGCGAATTTTGGCGTGCCGCAAAGCAGAGAAAGACTAATCTTTATTGCCAGCCGCGATGGAAAGCGGGTTCCCCACCTTACTCCTACTCATGATGCCAAAGGTGCGAGTGGTCTCTTGCCTTGGGTGACTTTTCGAGAAGCTGTGGCCCCCTTGAAATCCATCGATCACCACTTCGTCAATTTTCCTGCTAAGAGGCTGGAATACTACAAGCTATTGGCAGCCGGTGAAAACTGGAGAAGTCTTCCTCCAGAGTTACAGGCAGCAGCCATGGGAGATAGCTACCATTCCGGGGGCGGAAAAACTGGCTTCTATAGAAGACTTTCCTGGGACAAGCCTTCGCCTACTTTGGTAACACGGCCAAACATGAAGGCAACAGACCTATGCCACCCAACGGAATTGAGACCTTTGTCGGTTGAGGAGTATGCGGCCATCCAGACTTTCCCTCCCTCTTATCGCTTCGCAGGCCGTCTCGATGACCAGTATCGACAGATTGGGAATGCTGTGCCGTGCCATTTTGCACAACAAATAGCGCATCACATTCGGGCCTTTGAGGAAGGGAAATTTGCGGAGAATAGGACACTATCTCCTCTTAGCAGATACTCCAATACCGACGAAGCCTCATGGATAGGCGCGGAAAAAAATCAACGCGTTCCCAATCTTTTTGAAAACGAAGAGAGACTAACCGCTTGA
- a CDS encoding PmeII family type II restriction endonuclease: MNLSFREQVERFVESEISDFHARRVANIEALKLLKVLKAKNPYLFKAKNVESASDLVKAILDARLSSGEEGMFGNFMESLAVFVAEQKCGGVKSGIEGVDIELQRDGRRYLIAVKSGRAWGNATQHKKLRENFKTAVKVIRQNKFVGEIQPTLGICYGSFKTVNKGDLLEIGGQSFWELISAEPNLYMDVVEPIGFRAKEFNEEFQKKRDHALNRMTLEFMENFCTAEGAINWPKVVSFVSKTQ; this comes from the coding sequence TTGAACCTTTCATTTCGAGAACAGGTAGAGCGTTTTGTCGAGTCGGAGATCAGCGACTTTCACGCCCGACGCGTAGCCAACATCGAGGCGCTCAAGCTCTTGAAAGTCTTGAAAGCTAAAAATCCATACCTCTTCAAAGCTAAGAATGTCGAATCGGCCTCGGACTTGGTCAAAGCAATTCTTGATGCACGGCTTTCCTCTGGCGAAGAGGGCATGTTCGGGAATTTCATGGAATCGCTGGCCGTTTTCGTTGCTGAGCAAAAATGTGGAGGCGTTAAGTCCGGCATTGAAGGGGTGGACATAGAATTACAGCGCGATGGAAGACGCTATCTCATCGCAGTTAAATCAGGGAGAGCGTGGGGAAATGCAACACAGCACAAAAAGCTGCGCGAGAACTTCAAAACGGCTGTTAAGGTAATCCGCCAAAATAAGTTCGTGGGTGAGATCCAACCCACATTGGGTATATGTTACGGGAGTTTCAAAACAGTCAACAAGGGCGACCTCCTCGAAATCGGCGGTCAAAGTTTTTGGGAATTAATTTCGGCTGAACCCAATCTTTACATGGACGTTGTCGAGCCCATAGGATTTCGAGCAAAAGAATTTAACGAAGAATTTCAAAAGAAGCGAGATCATGCACTCAACCGGATGACTCTTGAGTTCATGGAAAACTTTTGTACGGCAGAGGGAGCTATCAATTGGCCGAAGGTCGTTTCGTTCGTCTCGAAGACACAATAG
- a CDS encoding S9 family peptidase produces the protein MLFVLAMGLATLAAGAQGFSLEQVMKAPFTNDLVAAPVKGRVAWVTNAEGRRNLWVAEPAGDAWKARMVTAYAEDDGQELGDVSVTPDGEWVVYTRGGSVQGEAHPVPNPAALVDGVKQQVWMVSAGGGEPKLIAAGKSGAISPKGDRVAYVAKGQVWVASLQGEPKPTQLFEGRGTMRNLRWAPDASAVVFVTERGDHAFIGEYRFGEKTLTWVDPGTEQDGEPVWSPDGTKIAFVRNPTGFDDASERAVRSGPPWEIRVADAKTGEGKLLWRADEGRGSLYREIVGHDVLTWSADGYLVFPWEKDGWTHLYSIPSGGGAAKLLTPGAFEVEQVAPMLGGKAVVFSSNQYGADAKDADRRHVWSVPASGASLPTALTKGEGIEVFPVATSEGSVVVLASDARWPIHPAVVAKGGVLKEIAPDLIPKDFPSAQMIAPQQVIFPAADGMEIHGQIFLPKNHALRKDGRDPAIVFFHGGSRRQMFLGWHSMEYYANTYAENEYLCSLGYVVLSVNYRSGIGYGMEFRQALHYGFEGGSEYNDVIGAALYLHGRSDVDARRIGAWGGSYGGYLTALALARGSDLYAAGVDLHGVHDWVYEMGFWRPSGDPGVDWEARKRLAWLSSPMSSLDTWRSPVLLIQGDDDRNVVFAQTVRLADALRQRHVDVEEKVFPDEIHDFLVHRNWVTSYRLAAEFFGRKLK, from the coding sequence GTGCTGTTCGTATTGGCTATGGGCTTGGCAACTTTGGCTGCGGGGGCTCAGGGGTTTTCGCTGGAACAGGTGATGAAGGCCCCGTTTACCAATGACTTAGTGGCCGCCCCGGTAAAAGGACGCGTGGCCTGGGTGACAAACGCCGAGGGACGGCGGAACCTCTGGGTGGCGGAACCCGCCGGAGACGCCTGGAAGGCACGGATGGTCACGGCGTACGCCGAAGACGACGGCCAGGAGCTTGGGGATGTCAGCGTTACTCCCGATGGCGAGTGGGTGGTCTACACGCGTGGTGGCTCCGTCCAGGGCGAAGCGCATCCGGTGCCGAACCCGGCTGCGCTGGTGGACGGGGTGAAGCAGCAGGTGTGGATGGTTTCGGCTGGCGGCGGCGAACCAAAGTTGATTGCGGCAGGAAAGAGTGGCGCGATTTCGCCGAAGGGCGACCGGGTCGCCTATGTGGCGAAAGGCCAGGTCTGGGTGGCTTCCTTGCAGGGAGAGCCGAAGCCGACGCAGTTGTTTGAGGGGCGCGGCACGATGCGGAACCTGCGCTGGGCTCCGGACGCGAGTGCGGTTGTCTTTGTGACGGAGCGCGGCGACCATGCTTTTATTGGCGAGTATCGTTTCGGCGAGAAGACTCTGACATGGGTCGATCCCGGAACCGAGCAGGATGGTGAGCCGGTTTGGTCGCCTGATGGGACGAAGATCGCTTTCGTGCGTAACCCGACGGGCTTTGACGACGCCTCCGAGCGCGCGGTGCGCAGCGGTCCTCCGTGGGAGATTCGCGTGGCGGATGCGAAGACGGGCGAAGGCAAGTTATTGTGGCGCGCGGACGAGGGGCGCGGGAGCCTGTATCGCGAGATCGTCGGGCATGATGTTCTGACGTGGAGCGCGGATGGCTATCTGGTCTTTCCCTGGGAGAAGGATGGATGGACGCATCTGTACTCCATTCCTTCCGGCGGTGGAGCTGCGAAGCTGCTGACGCCGGGGGCGTTCGAGGTGGAGCAGGTGGCTCCGATGCTCGGCGGCAAGGCGGTCGTGTTTTCTTCAAACCAATACGGCGCGGATGCCAAGGATGCGGACCGGCGGCACGTGTGGAGCGTGCCTGCCTCAGGAGCTTCTCTACCCACGGCGCTGACGAAAGGCGAAGGGATCGAGGTCTTTCCTGTCGCGACGAGCGAGGGCAGCGTCGTGGTGCTGGCGAGCGATGCCAGATGGCCGATTCATCCTGCGGTGGTAGCGAAGGGCGGAGTTCTGAAAGAGATTGCGCCGGACCTCATTCCGAAGGACTTCCCTTCCGCGCAGATGATTGCGCCGCAGCAGGTGATCTTCCCTGCCGCCGATGGCATGGAGATCCACGGACAGATCTTTCTGCCGAAGAACCACGCGCTCAGAAAAGACGGCCGCGATCCCGCGATCGTCTTCTTCCACGGCGGTTCGCGGCGGCAGATGTTTCTCGGTTGGCACTCGATGGAGTACTACGCGAACACGTACGCGGAGAACGAGTATCTCTGCTCGCTGGGGTACGTGGTACTGAGCGTGAACTACCGCTCCGGGATCGGGTACGGCATGGAGTTCAGGCAGGCACTGCACTATGGCTTTGAGGGCGGCAGCGAGTACAACGACGTGATCGGTGCGGCTCTCTATCTACATGGACGCAGCGATGTGGATGCGCGGCGGATCGGCGCGTGGGGCGGAAGCTATGGCGGCTATCTCACGGCGTTGGCGCTGGCGCGCGGCAGCGACCTTTATGCCGCGGGTGTGGATCTGCATGGCGTGCACGACTGGGTCTACGAGATGGGATTCTGGCGGCCCTCGGGCGACCCGGGCGTGGACTGGGAGGCGCGCAAGCGGCTCGCGTGGCTTTCTTCGCCGATGTCGTCGTTGGATACATGGCGCTCGCCGGTGCTGTTGATCCAGGGCGACGACGATCGCAACGTCGTCTTCGCGCAGACGGTGCGTCTGGCCGACGCTCTACGTCAAAGGCATGTGGATGTGGAGGAGAAGGTGTTTCCGGATGAGATTCATGACTTTCTTGTGCATAGGAATTGGGTAACGAGTTACAGGCTGGCGGCGGAGTTTTTTGGGCGGAAGCTGAAGTAG
- the accD gene encoding acetyl-CoA carboxylase, carboxyltransferase subunit beta, with translation MSWFKREDNEIVNDTQKTVRTEGLWIKCPDCGKPIWKADLEANLNVCPHCGYHFRIDARSRIENLLEPGYKLVDLELKSTDPLHFTDLKRYRDRLAQAQKKTGLNDAILNATGHIGHHPVVLSAMEYAFIGGSMGAVVGETIARAVDRSLATRNPLIIISASGGARMMEGIASLMQLAKISSGLARLDDAKIPYISIMTDPTTGGVTASFAMLGDLNIAEPGALIGFAGPRVIEQTIRQKLPPGFQRSEFLLQHGFLDAIVPRKDMKGWLLRTLDFMQP, from the coding sequence ATGAGCTGGTTTAAACGCGAAGACAACGAGATCGTCAACGACACCCAGAAGACGGTCCGCACCGAAGGCCTCTGGATCAAGTGCCCCGACTGTGGCAAGCCCATCTGGAAGGCCGACCTCGAAGCCAACCTGAACGTCTGCCCGCACTGCGGCTACCACTTCCGCATCGACGCGCGCTCTCGGATCGAAAACCTCCTCGAACCCGGCTATAAGCTGGTCGATCTCGAACTCAAGTCCACCGATCCGTTGCACTTCACCGATCTGAAGCGCTACCGCGACCGCCTGGCCCAGGCCCAGAAGAAGACCGGACTCAACGACGCCATTCTGAATGCCACCGGGCATATCGGTCACCATCCAGTCGTTCTCTCGGCGATGGAATATGCCTTTATCGGCGGCAGCATGGGTGCCGTCGTGGGAGAGACCATCGCCCGCGCCGTGGACCGCTCGCTGGCCACGCGCAACCCTCTCATCATTATCTCGGCCTCCGGCGGCGCACGCATGATGGAAGGCATCGCCTCCCTGATGCAGCTCGCGAAGATCTCCTCTGGTCTCGCGCGCCTCGACGACGCAAAGATTCCTTACATCTCCATCATGACGGACCCCACCACCGGTGGCGTCACCGCCAGCTTTGCCATGCTCGGCGACCTGAACATTGCGGAACCCGGTGCGCTCATTGGCTTTGCCGGTCCCCGCGTCATCGAACAGACCATACGCCAGAAGCTCCCCCCCGGCTTCCAGCGTTCGGAGTTCCTCCTCCAGCATGGTTTCCTGGACGCCATCGTCCCACGGAAAGACATGAAGGGTTGGCTCCTGCGTACGCTCGACTTCATGCAGCCCTAG
- a CDS encoding Crp/Fnr family transcriptional regulator, with amino-acid sequence METTSKAEFNPARFKNTILRHLSSDIIEHLHLTAVALPIGRPLEEIGNTIKHLYFVEEGVGSMTTAFKDGSEAEVSMFGYESVIGVSALMGTKRSLNRIYMQIEGRGFSCPTDFARKEFSLGGEFQRLCLRYVQVQLTQLAQSAGCGVKHTVDQRLARWLLITSDRARSDNLKFSQEFLGSMLGSKRTSVSLAAHKFKLAGLVDYRHGMIQLLDKPRLQQRACECYAVVKDHLDNYTEFDTGFVV; translated from the coding sequence ATGGAAACAACCTCGAAAGCGGAATTCAATCCGGCCCGTTTCAAGAACACCATTCTGCGTCACCTGTCGTCCGACATCATCGAACATCTTCACCTGACGGCGGTCGCGCTGCCGATCGGTCGTCCGCTGGAAGAGATCGGCAACACCATCAAACATCTCTATTTTGTGGAGGAAGGCGTAGGTTCGATGACGACCGCCTTCAAAGATGGCTCAGAAGCGGAGGTCTCCATGTTCGGCTATGAGTCCGTCATTGGCGTCTCCGCTCTGATGGGCACAAAACGCAGCCTCAACCGTATCTATATGCAAATTGAAGGACGCGGCTTCTCCTGCCCCACGGACTTTGCCAGGAAAGAATTCAGCCTGGGCGGAGAGTTCCAGCGCCTTTGCCTCCGCTACGTACAGGTACAGCTCACCCAGCTGGCGCAGTCGGCGGGCTGCGGCGTAAAACATACCGTGGACCAGCGACTGGCGCGCTGGCTATTGATTACCTCTGACCGCGCCCGGAGCGACAACCTCAAATTTTCCCAGGAGTTTCTGGGTTCCATGCTGGGGAGCAAACGGACTTCCGTCTCGCTGGCAGCTCACAAATTCAAGCTCGCCGGTCTGGTCGACTATCGCCATGGCATGATTCAACTGCTGGACAAACCCCGCCTGCAGCAGAGGGCTTGCGAATGCTATGCCGTCGTCAAAGACCATCTCGACAACTACACCGAGTTCGACACAGGTTTCGTGGTGTAG
- a CDS encoding tetratricopeptide repeat protein produces MTPISCSSSAVSVVRNSDAPHSYAPGFSARRKTLKNLFGTLALFTSLISAPSLVAQHHHHGAEGGDANAAIEKFGAVKMPISCAASVQAPFERGIALLHSFWYEEAVKQFKAVAVADPHCAMAQWALAMTEPRPFWDGLPDERRKAGIAEIDKATSLKPKTDREQRYIAALSGYLHASPSDGKAALQSYDDKMAALHTAYPEDVEATAFYGLALATSVIDTQDIVGDGRRALSVLEPGFQAHPDHPGFAHYIIHTCDNPQLAREALPAAERYAAIAPSSAHALHMPGHIFARLGMWPEDVTSNVASVHASEYAEKNHLGGVTHEAHAYEFLLYAYLQQADDAEAKRILDMTEPMAAHLRAPEFATDGMAPYITYFQVEFPSIYYLEIHDWQAVLAIPEPANSITSTKYYRYWAQAIAAGHLRDADAADKAAAAAQQFSEAAQKEGSPIGAEMVATLGTVKAWQSFAHKNDDQALQQISAAADIQDRVGQAEVDIPAREMYGDMLMLEDRPGEALVQYRTALQLSPNRLNALANAGRAAEASGRPDEAATYYTQLLKITAGGTKTQRPEVAHAHEFINRQEALL; encoded by the coding sequence TTGACCCCTATTTCCTGTAGCTCCTCTGCTGTCTCTGTCGTGCGTAACTCCGACGCTCCTCACTCATACGCTCCCGGCTTTAGCGCACGTAGAAAGACCCTGAAGAACCTCTTCGGCACACTCGCCCTTTTCACCTCGCTGATCTCTGCCCCCTCGCTTGTGGCACAGCACCATCACCACGGCGCAGAGGGCGGAGATGCTAATGCCGCCATCGAGAAGTTTGGCGCGGTCAAGATGCCGATCTCCTGCGCCGCCTCCGTACAGGCGCCCTTTGAACGCGGCATCGCTCTGCTCCACTCGTTCTGGTATGAAGAAGCTGTCAAGCAGTTCAAGGCGGTTGCTGTCGCCGATCCTCACTGCGCCATGGCCCAGTGGGCGCTGGCGATGACCGAGCCGCGTCCCTTCTGGGATGGCCTGCCGGACGAACGTCGCAAGGCCGGTATCGCCGAAATCGACAAGGCCACCAGCCTGAAGCCGAAGACCGACCGCGAGCAACGCTACATCGCTGCCCTCAGCGGCTATCTCCACGCCTCCCCCTCCGACGGCAAAGCCGCTCTGCAGTCCTATGACGACAAAATGGCCGCGCTCCACACCGCCTATCCCGAAGATGTTGAAGCGACCGCTTTCTACGGCCTCGCTCTGGCAACCAGCGTCATCGACACGCAGGACATTGTCGGGGATGGCCGAAGAGCGCTCTCCGTGCTTGAACCGGGGTTCCAGGCGCACCCGGATCATCCAGGATTCGCGCACTACATCATTCATACCTGCGACAATCCGCAACTTGCCCGCGAAGCCCTTCCTGCGGCGGAGCGGTATGCCGCGATTGCGCCCTCTTCGGCACACGCTCTGCACATGCCCGGACATATCTTTGCGCGCCTGGGTATGTGGCCGGAAGACGTGACCTCCAACGTGGCCTCCGTTCACGCCTCGGAGTATGCGGAGAAGAACCATTTGGGCGGTGTGACGCACGAAGCCCATGCCTATGAGTTCCTTCTCTATGCCTACCTGCAGCAGGCCGACGATGCAGAGGCAAAGCGCATCCTGGACATGACGGAACCCATGGCCGCGCACCTGCGCGCTCCCGAATTTGCGACCGACGGTATGGCTCCCTACATCACTTATTTCCAGGTAGAGTTTCCTTCCATCTACTACCTGGAGATACACGACTGGCAGGCTGTCCTCGCGATTCCGGAACCTGCCAACTCCATCACCTCCACCAAGTACTACCGGTACTGGGCGCAGGCGATTGCGGCAGGTCATCTGCGCGACGCCGACGCCGCGGATAAGGCAGCCGCGGCCGCTCAGCAGTTCTCTGAAGCCGCGCAGAAAGAGGGAAGTCCGATCGGTGCGGAGATGGTTGCAACCTTGGGCACCGTCAAAGCATGGCAGAGCTTCGCGCATAAAAATGACGATCAGGCATTGCAGCAGATCAGCGCCGCAGCCGATATTCAGGACCGTGTCGGCCAGGCAGAGGTAGACATCCCCGCACGTGAAATGTACGGCGACATGCTGATGCTGGAGGATCGCCCCGGCGAAGCATTGGTGCAATATCGGACCGCCCTTCAGCTCAGCCCGAACCGCCTCAACGCTCTGGCGAATGCTGGCCGCGCCGCCGAAGCTTCAGGCCGACCCGATGAAGCCGCGACGTATTACACGCAGCTCTTGAAAATCACTGCGGGCGGCACGAAGACCCAGAGGCCCGAAGTCGCACACGCTCACGAGTTCATCAACCGGCAGGAAGCCCTTCTTTAG
- a CDS encoding phthiocerol/phthiodiolone dimycocerosyl transferase family protein, with amino-acid sequence MLKVADPVLSASPVASTPQMPSMGSFQEFYWLLEQLCSFSFVLLAEVEGETTVEDWQRAADLVQARYPLLSVSIRKENGKRPYFVPNPEPIRVRVVPMSSISSLTDEMEQEQRNPFGDGSGVLTRIKLIHSRERSAVLLTTHHSLGDGRSNLLVMQDLLAAAAGEPIGPRLPPGPTGDQVLGFKEVPYKRKLPAGTKFSIVPDLFARSGRVRIRRLQLDREETSTLVQRAKAEGTTVQGALVAAFVMAGRHYSKAWRTSSVRCLNTMDLRSMMHLPMTSGVLLAGHHAVYEASQSLPFWEFARWIKNDLRKARTPEGALASLGSIRNILSEERTPEQFQTILNAGPSINLIVNNNGIYNSRTDFEGLKLRSLSYAGPVIAEGPQNISAITVDGILDLTHVSMNPFPDFLEEARDLLVTFSHEAREPAGAGLRG; translated from the coding sequence TTGCTGAAGGTAGCCGATCCTGTACTGTCCGCATCACCCGTTGCATCCACACCACAGATGCCTTCGATGGGCTCCTTCCAGGAGTTTTATTGGCTCCTGGAACAACTCTGTTCGTTTTCTTTCGTCCTTCTGGCTGAAGTGGAAGGAGAAACAACGGTGGAGGATTGGCAGCGAGCAGCGGACCTCGTGCAAGCCCGGTATCCATTGCTTTCTGTCTCGATCCGGAAAGAGAACGGGAAGAGACCCTACTTCGTTCCAAACCCTGAACCCATTCGTGTGCGCGTAGTCCCCATGTCCTCCATCTCTTCCCTCACCGACGAAATGGAACAGGAGCAACGAAATCCCTTTGGCGACGGGAGCGGAGTCCTCACGCGCATCAAGTTAATTCACAGCAGAGAACGATCCGCAGTCTTACTTACGACGCATCACTCCCTGGGCGATGGAAGATCGAATCTTCTTGTCATGCAGGATCTTCTTGCGGCCGCGGCAGGGGAGCCGATTGGCCCGCGCTTGCCTCCCGGACCAACTGGAGACCAGGTTCTCGGGTTCAAAGAGGTTCCATATAAACGGAAACTTCCCGCCGGTACAAAGTTCAGCATAGTCCCCGATCTCTTCGCACGGTCGGGCAGGGTTCGTATCCGTCGTCTCCAACTCGACCGGGAAGAGACCTCGACGCTCGTGCAGCGCGCCAAGGCCGAAGGGACGACCGTACAGGGAGCTCTCGTGGCGGCCTTCGTGATGGCTGGCCGGCACTACTCCAAAGCCTGGAGAACTTCTTCTGTACGTTGTTTGAACACGATGGATCTGCGTTCGATGATGCATCTTCCCATGACCAGTGGCGTTCTCCTGGCAGGGCATCATGCTGTCTACGAAGCGTCGCAGAGTCTGCCCTTCTGGGAGTTTGCACGTTGGATCAAGAACGACCTTCGCAAAGCGCGAACACCGGAAGGTGCACTGGCGTCGCTGGGAAGTATCCGGAATATCCTCAGTGAGGAACGTACCCCGGAACAGTTTCAGACCATCCTGAACGCAGGACCATCGATAAATCTGATCGTCAACAACAACGGCATCTATAACTCGAGAACGGATTTTGAAGGATTGAAGCTGCGGTCCCTCTCCTACGCAGGGCCCGTCATCGCGGAAGGCCCGCAGAACATCTCCGCCATTACGGTCGACGGGATACTGGATCTCACGCATGTGAGCATGAATCCTTTTCCGGATTTTCTGGAAGAGGCGCGAGACCTGCTGGTTACGTTCTCTCACGAAGCCAGAGAACCAGCCGGAGCAGGCCTTCGCGGGTAA
- a CDS encoding class I SAM-dependent methyltransferase — MALRRAAHQRVDAPLVFEDLLAQRIVGAEAERLGLSQNAPRRNSSRTLRAFLVARSRYAEDLLAAGVREGVTQYVLLGAGLDTFSYRNPHSSLRCFEVDHPATQQWKLGLLTEAGIPIPLSTTHVPVDFEHQDLTSQLVQKGFDPHQRTFFAWLGVVPYLTLAAFESTLDVIASHPSGSGFVMDYSLPRASLPYEEQLAHDSLAARVAAAGEPFQLFFDPKNLSERLRLRSFSRIEDLDAHNINQRYFKHREDGLAVLGTAGHLLSAWKTEEEQRV; from the coding sequence GTGGCCCTGCGCCGCGCCGCGCACCAAAGAGTGGACGCGCCGCTCGTATTCGAAGATCTGCTCGCCCAGCGCATCGTAGGTGCCGAAGCGGAGCGTTTGGGTCTGTCGCAAAACGCTCCCAGACGCAACAGCTCGCGCACGCTGCGCGCCTTTCTTGTGGCCCGCTCCCGCTATGCTGAGGACCTGTTGGCTGCTGGGGTTCGAGAGGGCGTGACCCAATACGTCCTTCTGGGCGCTGGGCTCGATACCTTCAGCTACAGGAATCCGCACAGCAGCCTCCGCTGCTTCGAGGTCGATCATCCGGCCACGCAACAATGGAAGCTTGGCCTTCTTACCGAGGCCGGCATTCCCATTCCACTCTCTACCACCCATGTTCCCGTCGATTTCGAACATCAGGACCTCACTTCACAACTCGTTCAAAAGGGCTTCGATCCTCACCAGCGAACCTTCTTCGCCTGGCTCGGTGTGGTCCCTTACCTCACGCTCGCCGCGTTTGAATCAACGCTCGACGTGATTGCTTCGCATCCGTCCGGGTCAGGCTTTGTGATGGACTACAGCCTGCCGCGTGCTTCGCTGCCTTATGAGGAACAGCTCGCTCACGACTCGCTCGCCGCGCGTGTGGCTGCGGCAGGCGAACCCTTCCAATTGTTTTTCGACCCGAAGAATCTCAGCGAGAGACTCCGGCTCAGATCTTTTTCCCGCATCGAAGATCTCGATGCGCACAACATCAATCAGCGCTACTTCAAACATCGCGAAGACGGTCTGGCAGTCCTCGGCACAGCAGGTCATCTCCTCTCCGCCTGGAAGACGGAAGAAGAGCAAAGGGTTTAA